cataaatttttctttttatattttgtcctgagGTTGCTGGAGTGTTGGTCCAATAGAAGCTAATCAGCTATAACTAAATATAACTCTGCATGTTATTTTAGAAAAACGGTATAACTTTTGCCAATTTCAATGGAAACATATGGAAAAgaaactaatgaaaaataaatggatttctcaagaatttaaagtaattttaaagaaaaataactaaaaggtAGATTTGTGAAAGTTACTGGGTGGTAGAGTATCTTAGGACTTCTGGATTTaaaagcattcatttattttccatactcctgaaaactttctaaaataaatgttaggGATAAATAAGATGTAAATCCACAGAGACACAGAAgtcagaaaatgaaatgacagcAATGAAGTTTTGGAAGCCATAGAGTTAAATGGATAAGTGATAACATACTTCATtttcacagaatgaaaaaaaaaaggtgaaaataaaaatctatggtAAATGGTAAGGGAATTCATGAAAAGGGCAACTTGCTCAACAGAACccccacaatttttaaaaattataacagcTATGAAGAAAAGGACAATTACATTTagtcacatattttcttttactttcatttgGGATTACATTAGAAATTACTGGTAATCCTTCCCCTTTAAACAGAGGGTATTagtagtgttatggtttggatgtaaagtGTCCCCCTAAAGTTCacataagacaatgcaagaaggttcagaggtgaaatgactgggttaagAGACCCTTTGGGGTAACATACCTCAAAGCCACTCCctaattctcacctcctccagccacaccctaccagccttcagttaccactcacgGTCCACATCACTCAGTGGATCatgatgtaagctgcttccctctgccacactcttccactgtgATGCTCAGCCTTAACTCAAATtcctaggaatggagccagccttctatggactaggacctctgaaaccatgagccctcaaataaacttttcctctcctaaaattattctggtccaatcctttagtcacaacagcgaaaaatctgaataaaacagTAGATGTTTAGTATGTCTGAGTGTCTCAAGAACATCACTGTGGAGACTGGATGTACAGGTTCACTGTATCTATTACTATACTTTTGTCTCTCCGAGACGCCAGATTGTTGGTTACCATGAGTTCTGTTTTCATCAGCTACACCTCTCAGCTCATTTCTTCAACTATTTTGGAGCTTCTAAGTTACTATGAGCTAGAAAAAACAGGAAACTAATATTGCCACATACATTAAGTAATAAAATTTGCTGTAAATGAGAACTAAATATTTGGCTTTAATGTAGGCCTTCTGATTTCCTTTAGAGTCTCTGAGACTGTATAAACTGTGTGCTACTGAATAATTTTACCTTTGGCATTAAACTGCCTAGCCAACACTTGTTTCCTTTCAAAGGGAACAGAATATGgggatgtggggggggggagtttcaTTTCAGAAACTTTCTGCATCAAAATGTAAACAGTTGCATAAAGAAAGAACACTGTCCAAGGCCAGAACAATATTATTTATTGCCCAGTATGggcatatttttgttttctaattctgAATCTGATCACCAAATAATAAGACTATGTATGATATGttataacaaaaggaaaatccagcacattttttaagttatttaataaCTACCACCTACCTCTTATGCATATCCAACAatcttcttttttgttgtgtttcttAAGTTCTTCTTCAGTTACGTCAATTAACCTGCCTTTTAATCCTGTTAGGTCCTTTCCACTTTTGGACAGTCGAATCCAATCCATAAGACTTCTGCCTTGCTTTAAAGGtacctagaaaaggaaaaaggttgaATTAAATTTGGAATCTTCAAGTTAATTGCTTTCCCTTTGTCCTGAGACTTGTCTTCAGAATACTGCATTACTtttattctcattaaaaaaaaagataaaaatgaaaatctaacaATTCTACAAATCCTCATAGCTTTAGGAGGCATCATCATTATTTGTgctacattaaaattataaatagaaaattacttaaaatatctgGGCTATGAATTTTCATCATAATGGTTTcacaacaaaacaggaaaaatattcaATCCAAAGACAGAAACATGTCCTTGTCCTGACTCTGTCACTGATTATGTTAGAACAGCCACTCTCAACCAAAATTTCTTCCCCCTAAATATACAGAGATTTGAGGAGAGAAAAGATACACAAATGATTGGCTATCACTGACTTTCTTTGAATTATCACTACAAACAGAAAAACTGGAATAACTTtgcattaaaaatgctttttaagaaTCCACTGAGAAAGTTTATCAAACAATGTAAAATAATCACACTGTACAGAAGGGGTTGGCCAACCCCTGGCCAACCCTGACAGATTTCTACATAGCCCTGAGCTAAGACTAGTTTTCACACATGGTGGTGATAGTGAAATGACTGAAAACTTATGAGGCtctcaaagcctaaaatattgtAGTTTCTTGATATTCGTGGGAGATGTATTCCAAGATCCTCAGTGAACACCTGAAACCAAGGATAGCAGCAAACCTTATATATGCTAGCTTTTTcctatatataaatttctttttccttctttacagtTTCACAGACAGGAGCTCATTCTTGCTACAGATCTTAGCAACCTAAGCatacaatttgttttttaatccttaaGATGAAAAACTTCACTTAATGGAAGCACTTTATGGTTTCTCTGGCATACCCAAATTGTtagcatcactactcttgcactttggggccagtattaagtaaaataatgttaCTTGAAGATAAGAATTACAATATGCAATAGTCATTCTGATAACTAAGAAATGGCTTCTAAATGATTGACAGGTGTGTTGCCCGTATGGTTTAGACTTGCTAGACAAAGAAATGTTTCATATGCtaggcaggaaggaaggggacTGCACAAGATTTCCTCATAATACTAAAAACAgcataaaatctaaaatttaagaattgtttatttctgccattttccatttaatattttcagactagaGTTGACTGTGAATGACTGAAACCACAGAACACAAAACCATGAATAAGAGTAGACTACTATACTTACCATTAGGTCCTTTGAAGAAAACATCTGCCAACACCTGATTACAGGATTTACTAACAGGATGTTCtggggtttggtttggttttaaaaattacactttAAAGTCTTTTAGATGAAAagctgctatggtctgaatgtgttcCCCAAAAAGCACATGTGTAAAATTAATCCCCAAGGCAACTGGATAGGAAGTTGTGGCCTTTGAATGGTTTTATAAAGTTCATAGGGGCTTCACCTCATAAATGCATTAATGCTGATTATAAAAGGGCTTAAGTAGGAGGCATAACAATACCAGagcttaaattatactacagcgctatagtaacaaaaatagcatggtactggcagcaaaacagacacaaaaaccAATGGAACaaatagaagatacagaaacaaacccacataaatatagttatcttatactagacaaaggtgccataaacatatattggagaaaagatagcctcttcaacaaatgtgctgggaaaattggaaatccatatgcagcagaaAAATATCTTAACTTCTGTCTCTTACTCTGAACAAAATTCAAGGATCTAGGTATTAGAAGAGAAACTCTGTGTCTACTAGAAgcaaatgtaggcccaacactcgatcatgttggcttaggaatgAACAGGctcaacaagactcttaaagcgcaagaagtaaaatcaagaatcaataaatgggatagtatcaaactaaaaaccttcttcacagtaaaggaaacaatcaatagaataaagagagagcctacagaatgggagaaaatctttgccatctgcacctcagagcattaacctctaggatatataaagaactcaaaaacaccaCCAAGAAAAcaattaacccaatcaataaatgggaaaaggaactgaacagacacttcacagaagaaatacaaatgaccaatatatGGTGACAGttacatcaacgtttatagcagttcaattcacaatagctaaactatggaaccaaactagatgcccttcaacagatgaatggataaagaaaatgtggtatatgtacacaatggaataatactcagccataaaaaagaatgactttatgacatttgctggtaaatgtatAGATCTGGAGACGATCAAGCTacatgaaataagtcaatcccaaaaaatcaaaggttgaatgttctctctgatatgtggatgataacacacaacaaggaggggagggaaagaatagaagtacaGGGGATTAGACAAAGGGCTCTGAGGGGAAGGGAGCggggaaaggaaagacagtggaatgaatctaacatgtttttcctatgtacatatatgaatacatcacagtgaatctccataTCATTACATCCACAAAACTGGGATCCTAACTAAATAAGACATACTCCATGTTTgtttaaatatgtcaaaataaactctaccaaaaaaaaaaaaaaaagggatggctTAAGGCTGCTCTCTTGATCTCTGATTTCCACCATGTTCCACCAAAGGCCCTTTCTAGATGCAGGCCCTTGACCTTAGACttttcagtctccaaaactgcAACAAATCAATCCCTGTTCTTTACCAATTATCCAGGCTTGAGTATTGAGTAATATACAGAAGTGTTATTAATATTTCAATCAGTTAAGACAACCTAGTGAAAATTTTTCTGTAACATGGCTACtatttatatttagtatataATATAGTACCAAAAAATGTTTAATGCAAAAGCAGGCACCTTCAAGTTTTTACACCTCACTTTCCTGAATCATACTTATTTCATGTATCGATTTaccccccaaataaacaaattaatagatCTGTGGTACATTTCCAATTTCACATTTCACCctaaattttaaatctatattgTCCCATTCTGACTGTCAGTGAAACTCTCCAGGTTTCTTGATCCCAatcttataatttattcatttgaaattattttttcctatcccAAACCAAAACCACTGGTCTCTCTCCATTCCATAATCCCCAGGGTagttaatttttagaaatgcaagtcaaattaTGTACCTTCCCTCCTTCAGAGGCTCCTCATGTTACCTTATAATAATGTCTCCAAATTCCCTAGTGCTTTACCAGATCCTTCATAATATGGTCATAATTTGTTTCAAAAGATCCATGatttaactttcatttctttccattatatGCTTTAGCCAAATGGGAATTAATTCCTTGATTACTATCAAGTACTTGCTCTCAAGTGTTGCTTTTTCTTCCTAGATTTGCCCCACCCCCCAGAAGCCTCTGGAAGGCTTCTCTGATTCAGATTACTTTTTGGTCATAACACACTACTGTAGTATTTATGGTATTTTATATGACTGTTTATTAATCTTTGCTACCTATGAGACTACTTGAAATTAGAGATCACATCTCTACTAAGTAGTATATAAATACTGGTTTATGAGTTATtagtagaaataataatagcCATCACATATTGAATGCATTCTCTATGTCAAATTCAAATCTGTGAGGTTTGAATAAAACCCTAGGGTAAACATCCTTTACTGAGTGCTTACCAAAGCTGTGCTAAGAAAAAACATTCTTACTTAATCCTATGAATAATACGATAAAATTGGTTATTTTCAGTTATACCCAAGGAAACAAATTCAGAGTTTAAGTGATGGATTTGGGAAAAGAATCCGTGTCTTTCTCACTTCAAAGTCTATGCTTTTAACAATTATGATATATAACGTCACCAACTAGGTTTCATTTTCCTCAATCTGTATTTGTTTCATCCAAAGTCAGTTTCCAATATGGTCAAGATTATCTTgtttcacacacacaccaaaaaaaaaaaaaaaaagaaagaaaagaaagaatcttaatttctttttaattgtacaataatattatttgttttctttatggatTCAAAGACTCACATTTGCCATCACCATCTGTGTAACTTTTTGTCTTTGCCTCTAAGCTTTTCCTTTAGATGGATGTTGAGAACAAGGATGGAGATTTTAGTGGAGAGGGGCCACAACTCATAATCTAATTCTGGAAAGGCTACACTATAATCCAGTGAGTATTTAGTTTAAGGAGAGAAAGAGGTCAAGGGAGGAAAGGACACATGATTGGGTGGCTGTAAATAGAAGTACAGAGCAATAAATGAAATATCACAGACAGAATCACATCACAAGACTATATGCTCCAAGGCAACATTTCTTAACCAGTTTCctttctgtgaaatggaaatactGAAAGCTTCCATTTCAAGGGTCATTATGAAGATTAAACAAGGTAATAGAGGGAAAACACTCAAAACATATATGGCCATGAAGCATTTAATAAATCTCAGTATTGGTATTATAATTGAGGATACAGACCTCTGAGAAGCACGtgaaaaaatacagattcctgaaCCCATGTTTTAGTCTAAAATCAGAATTTCAGGTCtaactagagaaaaataaggaaagtcgGAGAAAGTCCTAAATGATGCTAAGACTCAAGAGTCcagaaatgacaagaaaaaggagTAGCCTAAATAGTTGgaattctcaaaaacaaaacatgaggAAGTGGCTACAGAACCAAGCATTAGCAAATAAGAGAAGCAAGCAGCATTCAGGTTTAAGTGAACAGGGGTCACACTTTTTactatattttgcaaatataaaatgtatttgcatCCCACCTGTTGCTAAATGTAACTATGCTTAACAAATACTCTAGCATTAGTTACATTAGCTCCGAAGTCAGGAAGTACAAAAGTCATGTTGAAACAATCAGATACCTGAGAGAAAGGCAGTATGATTTGGAGAGAAGTGTCCATAAACCTGAATGGAGGTTTGTGGACATTTGTCTTAGCTTCTCAAATATTCCCTAGCTCCAAAAATCCCCACGGCTGCAGACTGTCTCTAGTCGCCACTGTTCAGTCCTTCCCTTCTGCAAGAGAACCCACAACACTCATAACTCCTTCGGACAGTGAAGAAGAGACCAGAGAGGACAGGTTGAAGAGAGGGAAGACAATATTAAGTACCCAAAATAAGGCAAGCATGGTGAGCGGTCCTGTCCCAGAGATCTGAAATTCCGGGGGAAAGGACCTAAAGGAAGGGGACTAACAGCGGGAAAGAAGGGCTAGCAggtgagaggaagggaaggagagttCCAGGACTGAAGACCAGCAAGGGCTGAAGGGAACGAAGGCTCCAGAGGCGGACAGGCGGTGAGGGCAAAACAGACTGTACTGAAGATGAAGAGCGAAACGCAGGCGGGAGGCGAGCTCTGGGCGCCACCAAGTGTCACTGGCTTACCTTGCTACGCCCCCCTGAAGCGACGCGCTGCTGAGAGCTGGGGGCCGGGAAAGACTGAGAAGGGACGTTTAGCATCCTGGATCCCTGGCCCGGGCTCTGCCCGGAGTCGCTCATTCGGCTGGACCCCTCTCAGACCAGATTCTCCCGCTCCGGCTCTGCGGCCGGGCAGAGGCCGAGCCCCCGACCCACTTCCGGGGTCTCCAGGGGTGAAGCACGCCATGACGCAGAACGTTAGCGGAGGGCGGAGCCAATGGAGCGAGCGCCGGCGGGGCGGCAAGAGGGGGAAAGTACGCATGCTCAGTGGGTCCGGCCGACTAAACTTCAGCACTGGATGGAGGTGACAGCTATTTCGCGGAAAGATCAGAGAGTGAAGCTGTTCCTCAGCCCTGGTGCTGATCGAATCCGAGAATATATTCTTGTAGAGTCTTGTTAACCCAGAACATCACTGTCTGTTCGTTGATAAGCGGTACGATTGTACTACCTGAAATATGGACTAAAATAACACTATTACAGCAGTCTGATTTCTTTGAAATTCTCTCCTGTGAAACACCAGGCTGTACAGTAAGGAGAATCTCACAACTACCTCTGATCTTCGCCTTTACCTTCTATCATCCTGGAATATTACAGAGATATGTTTACTTGTAATTACATTGTTTATTGTGAGATTGGGTATGAACTAAAAAGGACTTCTTGATCACAGATTACTATATTACCTTAATCCGGCaaatttctcctgttttctctctcattaAGAAAATTGATAATATGAATAATGTTTCTACCAAATAGCTCCCCTTTGGACAAAAAAGGATcaatatttttccattctgttctttAGTCTTCTCTCTTTTAGGTTTCATGTAAATCACTCCCATTTAAACATTATTGTTTAAATGGGAGTGATTTACATGAAATGTAGTACAATAAATATTGGATACCCCACACTATTTTATTACTAGATTTAAGAAGAGCGGACGagaattattatcattatttctttataattcctAAAAGTTTCAGAGCCCTACTACTGACTTCCTTTCCAATTATAGaataatgattttaaagtatttttcactATCTGCTAGCagacacataataataaatgtgtgctTGGTAACAAAGTGATATTCTTCATTATCTAATAAAAGAATGTTGTCTGTAATTACAACATCCCAGTGAGGTCAGTACAAAATACTAGATGTTACAACATCTAGTATTCAGATGTCATTCTTTGCAAAATTATATATACAGGTAAATGTGTAATTTAATGAAAAGACTGAAAGTATCTCTGTAAGCCCCAAATAGTTATAATATAATCAAGACATTTGTAAAtggcatttattttaaatttcaacatttaATTCTAATGAAGGGATAAAAAAGTCAATACTACCAtagtatttatataatatttccttttattaataaattatatacaaataaattagTTTAAAAGATTATGATACATTTATACACCAAAGCCCATGAGCTTTGAATATCATCAGAAGTAACTAATTAGATTAATTTTCACAGGTCAGCTGCTCAATTTCATCTTCACTATCGGAatcttcataaaatgaaattgtaGCTTGAATTGGAAAAATTTTCAGAAGAGCTTCTGCTTCTTGATATAAGTAATCATAACACTTTGATTTTGGCCAAAATAGCCTGAAAGAAGCAGACAACATAGTATGCTTTATTTTGTTCACATTCAGAATCCTCATACTTATGAAAACACCAGATTTCAAGAGCGCTATACCCTTTGCAATAGATGTATGCATTTAGGTACAGCCTTAAGATAGTTTTAAAATGCTACTATCACAGTTTTCATAGAGTCTATTTGCCAATAATTAAtggctatttattttaaatatctatccaAACTATAAATTAGATCAAACAAATTTATGTAAACCCTGCATAAGCATAAAATCAATATTTAGCTTACTTCTAGTTTCTACATtccttaaggggaaaaaaatgaattctaccACTACGATACCAATTCCAGTGATAATCAactttataaaaatgacaaatattatgCACCCTAAGCAAGGTGTCCATCATCTACTGCATTGTTTAAAACTCACAGGTTTAACTATTAGTAATAGATGTAGCCAATACACATTTATAAAGTACCaaaaccaatatttttaaaagttggtctATGCATTCACAACTTGAGACATAGAAAGGCTACCTTTGACACAGTCTTGAAACCATCTCTTCTCATTTCCCAATCAATTTGGAACACTATACTGAGATATTGAGAAATTATATAGGTTTCAAACAAATAATTTGCCTGTAAGCACGATTAtctcagaatttttaatatctggCAAGTGTTAATATTGCCACTTGGCTTTCTATTGTGTTTTATCCAAGCATAAAAGGAGAAGAGATAAGGCTGAATTACTGACTAGAGCACAGTTATTTTAGTTTACGATGAATAGCTCTGTGTATAACTGAGTgattctaaaaaacaaagaattatattATATTCAGTATTCTCAATTTTAAATTGTGGGAAAAAAGACAATGATGTTTATATATGTTTCtagcaaaacatttttaaagtttataattttgatgCTTAAATATGTAACTATGggttattcattcaataaatattggggTGATTCCTTAAAATGCCAACATAATTCATATATCAAAGATGAATAAATCATGACCCTCTACTCTCAGGAATTTGCAATTGAGTGAAAAGATAAATAGTACTCaagatataaattaataaaaataaaataaacttaagagAAGCACAATTAAATTGTAATAGTAGTTCAGAAAAGAAAGTAATTGCTTATGAAGATAACAGTTtactttctaatatttaattGGATTTTCCAAACCCAACAAATGCTGGTTAGTTGTTATCATCATACTCTGTCCAGAATTTCCCACTGTGGACTATTTTTCTTCCAGAGACtccatattttattgaattactcCCTCTTCTGATTCTTCTGACTCCTTTGTGGACTTCTCTTTCTCTATATACTGGTGAGATACAGGCCTTCCCCCAAAGCTTCGTTGAGAATGATCAGTTCCTACCTCTCGATTACCCAGGATGAGCTGAGTATTCACTGTCATGAGTTCCCCAACCCTCGATTTACCATAGACTCCCAAGCTTGTACTTAAGATTTTAATATGTATGTAGCTCTCTACctgatatctctattttattgCCCCATAAGCATTTAAATATGACAAACGGAAAGTTGGATGCATTACCTTGCACTCCAAATCTGTTCTAAGcactaatttatttcttctttctttctttcttttttttttcttagtgcaaGACTCACCTTGTCATCAGAAACTTGGGAGGAATTTTGGCTTTTTACCACTGCTTCACCTATCATATCCAATATATCTTAAAGCCAAACTTTGTCACCTAAGTATTTTCCAAATTCACCCAGACCCATCCTCACTTCCAATTTCTTAGAAAAGCTTATCATCATTTCTTACCTGAACAATTTCAATAGCTTCCAATTCCTTTTGGtattctaaattatatataatttccttagtgattttttttggaAACATAAATCTGACCACACCACTCTATGGTTAAATCACTTGAGTAATAAGCAAATTCATCTATAGAGTAAACCTATGAGATCTTAACAAAGCTCTGTATCAAGGTGTACAAGCTCTGGCCTCTGGCTACCCTGCTGGAATGACCACAGCTTCACACACCCAAATTCCATTCTGCCCCCACCTCCCCATCCATCTGGTTAACTTCTTCAAGACTTCAGGCAGTCACAACCTGTGATGcacacctccctgagcctcacttAGGCACTTCATGCCCTCTTCGCACCTGTAAAACTGACCAAAATAAACTCCATTAGGACGTTTACAAGGTGCTGTCATTTTTTCCTATGTTCTTCAACAACTGCTAGCACATGGTAGAAAATTAATCAGCATGTATTAATTATTATGTGCTATCTATAAACACATACATCCTTTACAAACATCATACAGCTCTTTTAACAGCTCTCAGACACAGGAAAATGGCATAATTATTAACCTTTAGTCTGAATAAGAGCTACAAAGAATCTTACAAAAAGGCCCACTTCCAGGGGCAAGAAATAGTAAATAGTTTCTCCTTGTTATGTTAAATAACTTTTAAGCTCTTTTAGGATCACCCTTAGTAATCTTTAggattttttgttacattttcattttctctcatgtgtCAAGCTTGATTTTCTGTGAAATTGCAATCATTAACTCCATTCTTGCTTCTGGTTTGCAAGAGAATAACCTACCACTCACTTCTGTCTGGTATGAAGTCAATTTCATTCCAACCCTTTGGgattacaaacaaaacaaaagcgaAAACCATTTTTAGGCACAAGATGTCACCATTCTACTTTTCCTATACAATACATGTTGTCTTTTTCTAACATATTCCTTAAGCATTTACTGAGTATGCACCGATTTAACTGTTCTTTCAGGTGGGGGCGAGCACTCCTACATTTTTCAGTTAGATGAGTAACCCACCTCTGCGAGTGGGATGAACAGAGTAACCTTAAAGATAGattttccaagaaagaaaaactacaggATCAGCTGCCTAGCTGAGCTGCGTGAAGCCTCCAGCCTCTTCTTGGGGATGGAAAAGCAGGAAATCTTCAGTAGGGCCTGTCACTTACCTGACTGGGTGTGTGTACTGGAAAAGCTTTCCTGAGGCTTGAATCATTCCTGGACCATTGGGTATCTGGGGACAAAAGGAGATGATTCGCAGTTACCACCCACCTCCATCTCAAAAATGGAAATGGGCACGCCACAGAGTCTCTCAAGCTTGCAGGAAATgtgacccccccaccccacccccagcttctcAGCAGCCAGGCTTCTGGCAGGATCCCTGTGGCCAGACACTGGAGAATACACTCGCCTTCCTCAACATTGGCTGGGCCACAGGCAGGCACAATCTTAAGCGAGGGTGCAGACGGAGGACAGGTGTCCTTCAGCTCCTACGTCTCCAACCCCGTCTCTGCATCCTAGGAGGGGCAACCCGCCACCCAGGGTTCA
Above is a genomic segment from Urocitellus parryii isolate mUroPar1 chromosome 8, mUroPar1.hap1, whole genome shotgun sequence containing:
- the Ripply2 gene encoding LOW QUALITY PROTEIN: protein ripply2 (The sequence of the model RefSeq protein was modified relative to this genomic sequence to represent the inferred CDS: inserted 1 base in 1 codon; substituted 1 base at 1 genomic stop codon) gives rise to the protein METAESAENAENAESAAXRARAPPPPAASLFWRPWVKARGEKEEGTLHYAAETIPNGPGMIQASGKLFQYTHPVRLFWPKSKCYDYLYQEAEALLKIFPIQATISFYEDSDSEDEIEQLTCENXSN